In the Mycolicibacterium thermoresistibile genome, one interval contains:
- a CDS encoding crotonase/enoyl-CoA hydratase family protein has translation MSALGSQPHALIEQRGHTLILTLNRPEARNALSTEMLATMVEAWDRVDNDPEIRTCILTGAGGYFCSGMDLKAATARPPGDSFKDGSYDPSTIPALLKGRRLTKPLIAAVEGPAIAGGTEILQGTDIRIAGESAKFGISEAKWSLYPMGGSAVRLVRQIPYTIAADLLLTGRHITAAEAKEIGLIGYVVPDGTALDKALEIAEVINNNGPLAVQAILRSIRETEGLPENEAFKIDTKIGIEVFLSEDAKEGPRAFKEKRKPVFKMK, from the coding sequence GTGAGCGCACTCGGATCGCAGCCGCACGCTCTCATCGAGCAACGCGGCCACACGCTGATCCTGACACTGAACCGGCCCGAAGCGCGCAACGCGCTGTCGACCGAGATGCTCGCCACCATGGTCGAGGCCTGGGACCGTGTCGACAACGACCCGGAGATCCGGACGTGCATCCTCACCGGCGCGGGCGGTTACTTCTGCTCCGGCATGGACCTCAAGGCCGCGACGGCCAGGCCGCCCGGCGACTCGTTCAAGGACGGCAGCTACGACCCGTCGACGATCCCCGCGCTGCTCAAGGGCCGGCGGCTGACCAAACCGCTGATCGCCGCGGTCGAGGGTCCGGCCATCGCCGGCGGCACCGAGATCCTGCAGGGCACCGACATCCGCATCGCCGGGGAGAGCGCGAAATTCGGGATCTCCGAAGCGAAGTGGAGCCTGTATCCGATGGGTGGGTCGGCCGTGCGGCTGGTGCGCCAGATCCCCTACACCATCGCCGCGGATCTGCTGCTGACCGGCCGGCACATCACCGCCGCCGAGGCCAAGGAGATCGGGCTGATCGGCTACGTCGTGCCGGACGGCACCGCGCTGGACAAGGCGCTGGAGATCGCCGAGGTGATCAACAACAACGGTCCGCTGGCCGTGCAGGCGATCCTGCGGTCGATCCGGGAGACCGAGGGCCTGCCGGAGAACGAGGCGTTCAAGATCGACACCAAGATCGGCATCGAGGTGTTCCTCTCCGAGGACGCCAAGGAGGGCCCGCGGGCGTTCAAGGAGAAGCGCAAGCCGGTCTTCAAGATGAAGTAA
- a CDS encoding NAD(P)H-dependent flavin oxidoreductase — protein sequence MRTELCERFGIRYPIFVFTPSEKVAAAVSRAGGLGVLGCVRFNDPDDLENVLCWMDDNTDGLPYGVDVVMPAKVPTEGSAVDIDKLIPQGHRDFVNKTLTELGVPPLSEDQQRNEGVLGWLHSVARSHVDVALKHPIKLIANALGSPPTDVIERVHKAGVPVAALAGSAKHAQRHVDNGVDIVVAQGHEAGGHTGEIGSVVLWPEIVDAVGDQVPVLAAGGIGTGRQVAAALALGAQGVWMGSAFLTSAEYDLGVRRESGISTIQQALLDATSADTVRRRIYTGKPARLLKSRWTDAWDAPDAPEPLPMPLQNILVSEAHQRMNYSTDPTTVAMPVGQIVGRMNEIRPVGDIIADLVAEFEEATRRLDTIRDG from the coding sequence ATGCGCACCGAACTGTGCGAGCGCTTCGGGATCCGCTACCCGATCTTCGTGTTCACCCCGTCGGAGAAGGTCGCCGCGGCGGTGAGCCGGGCCGGGGGGCTGGGTGTGTTGGGCTGCGTGCGGTTCAACGACCCCGACGACCTGGAGAACGTCCTGTGCTGGATGGACGACAACACCGACGGCCTGCCCTACGGGGTCGACGTGGTGATGCCGGCCAAGGTGCCCACCGAGGGCAGCGCGGTGGACATCGACAAGCTCATCCCGCAGGGCCACCGCGACTTCGTCAACAAGACGCTCACCGAGTTGGGCGTGCCGCCGCTCTCGGAGGATCAGCAGCGCAATGAGGGCGTGCTGGGCTGGCTGCACTCGGTGGCCCGCAGCCACGTCGATGTGGCGCTCAAGCATCCGATCAAGCTGATCGCCAACGCGCTGGGCTCGCCGCCCACCGATGTGATCGAGCGGGTGCACAAGGCGGGGGTGCCGGTCGCCGCGCTCGCCGGCAGTGCCAAACACGCGCAGCGGCATGTCGACAACGGTGTGGACATCGTTGTCGCGCAAGGACATGAGGCCGGCGGGCACACCGGCGAGATCGGCTCGGTGGTGCTGTGGCCGGAGATCGTCGACGCGGTCGGCGATCAGGTCCCGGTGCTGGCCGCCGGGGGTATCGGTACCGGCCGACAGGTCGCCGCGGCGCTGGCGCTGGGTGCGCAGGGCGTGTGGATGGGATCGGCGTTCCTGACCTCCGCAGAGTACGACCTGGGGGTGCGCCGGGAGTCCGGCATCTCCACGATCCAGCAGGCGCTGCTCGACGCGACCTCGGCCGACACCGTGCGGCGGCGCATCTACACCGGTAAGCCGGCCCGGCTGCTCAAGAGCCGCTGGACCGACGCCTGGGATGCCCCGGACGCGCCGGAACCGCTGCCGATGCCGCTGCAGAACATCCTGGTCAGCGAGGCTCATCAGCGGATGAACTACTCCACCGATCCGACCACGGTGGCGATGCCGGTGGGGCAGATCGTCGGCCGGATGAACGAGATCCGACCGGTGGGCGACATCATCGCCGACCTCGTCGCCGAATTCGAGGAGGCCACCCGCCGCCTCGACACCATCCGGGACGGCTGA
- the ctaD gene encoding aa3-type cytochrome oxidase subunit I, protein MTAEAPAQVTQLEVRRPFPDRMGPRGNLIYRLISTTDHKLIGIMYVVTCFVFFFIGGLMALLMRAELTAPGLQFLSNEQYNQLFTMHGTVMLLFYATPIVFGFANLVLPLHIGAPDVAFPRLNALSYWLFLFGALVAMGGFFTPGGAADFGWTAYAPLSHSLYSPGVGGNLWIFGLAVAGLGTILGAVNMITTVVCMRAPGMTMFRMPIFTWNILVTSILVLLVFPLLTAALLGLAADRIVGAHIYDPANGGALLYQHLFWFFGHPEVYIIALPFFGIVSEIFPVFSRKPIFGYTTLIYATIGIAALSMVVWAHHMFATGAVLLPFFAFTTYLIAVPTGIKFFNWIGTMWKGQLTFETPMLFSVGFIVTFLLGGLTGILLASPPLDFHVHDTYFVVAHFHYVLFGTIVFATFAGVYFWFPKMTGRMLDEKLGKLHFWLTLIGFWVTFLVQHWLGNEGMPRRYADYLPTDGFTELNIVSSVGAFILGASMLPFIWNVFKSWRYGDPVTVDDPWGYGNSLEWATTCPPPRHNFYELPRIRSERPAFELHYPHMIERMRAEAHIGRSHGPDDGDVTRLDDQNVRT, encoded by the coding sequence ATGACCGCAGAAGCGCCGGCACAGGTCACACAGCTGGAGGTGCGCCGTCCGTTCCCGGATCGGATGGGCCCTCGCGGCAATCTGATCTACAGGCTGATCTCGACCACCGATCACAAGCTGATCGGGATCATGTACGTCGTCACCTGCTTCGTCTTCTTCTTCATCGGCGGGCTGATGGCGCTGCTCATGCGGGCCGAGCTGACCGCGCCGGGGCTGCAGTTCCTGTCCAATGAGCAGTACAACCAGCTGTTCACCATGCACGGCACGGTGATGCTGCTGTTCTATGCGACACCGATCGTGTTCGGGTTCGCCAACCTGGTGCTGCCGCTGCACATCGGCGCGCCGGACGTGGCGTTCCCCCGGCTCAACGCGTTGAGCTACTGGTTGTTCCTGTTCGGCGCATTGGTCGCGATGGGCGGTTTCTTCACCCCGGGTGGCGCGGCGGACTTCGGCTGGACCGCCTACGCCCCGTTGAGCCATTCGCTGTACTCGCCGGGGGTGGGCGGCAACCTGTGGATCTTCGGGCTGGCAGTCGCCGGTCTGGGCACCATCCTCGGTGCGGTCAACATGATCACCACCGTGGTGTGCATGCGCGCCCCGGGCATGACCATGTTCCGGATGCCGATCTTCACCTGGAACATCCTGGTCACCTCGATCCTGGTGCTGTTGGTGTTCCCGCTGTTGACCGCCGCGCTGCTGGGCCTGGCGGCCGACCGCATCGTCGGCGCGCACATCTACGACCCGGCCAACGGCGGGGCGTTGCTCTACCAGCACCTGTTCTGGTTCTTCGGGCATCCCGAGGTGTACATCATCGCGCTGCCGTTCTTCGGCATCGTCAGCGAGATCTTCCCGGTGTTCAGCCGCAAACCGATCTTCGGCTACACCACGCTGATCTACGCCACCATCGGCATCGCGGCCCTGTCCATGGTGGTGTGGGCGCACCACATGTTCGCCACCGGCGCCGTGCTGCTGCCGTTCTTCGCGTTCACCACCTATCTGATCGCGGTGCCGACCGGGATCAAGTTCTTCAACTGGATCGGCACCATGTGGAAGGGGCAGCTGACGTTCGAGACGCCGATGCTGTTCTCGGTCGGGTTCATCGTGACGTTCCTGCTCGGTGGGCTCACCGGCATCCTGCTGGCCAGCCCGCCGCTGGACTTCCACGTCCACGACACCTACTTCGTCGTGGCGCACTTCCACTACGTGCTGTTCGGCACGATCGTGTTCGCCACGTTCGCCGGTGTGTACTTCTGGTTCCCGAAGATGACCGGCCGCATGCTCGACGAGAAACTCGGCAAACTGCACTTCTGGCTGACCCTGATCGGGTTCTGGGTCACCTTCCTGGTGCAGCACTGGCTGGGCAACGAGGGCATGCCGCGGCGTTACGCCGACTACCTGCCCACCGACGGGTTCACCGAGCTCAACATCGTGTCCAGCGTGGGTGCGTTCATCCTCGGCGCGTCGATGCTGCCGTTCATCTGGAACGTGTTCAAGAGCTGGCGTTACGGTGATCCGGTGACGGTGGACGATCCGTGGGGTTACGGCAACTCGCTGGAGTGGGCGACCACCTGCCCGCCGCCGCGGCACAACTTCTACGAGCTGCCGCGGATCCGCTCCGAGCGTCCGGCGTTCGAGCTGCACTATCCGCACATGATCGAGCGGATGCGGGCCGAGGCCCACATCGGCCGGTCCCACGGTCCGGACGACGGCGACGTCACCCGGCTGGACGACCAGAACGTCCGGACCTGA
- a CDS encoding type IV toxin-antitoxin system AbiEi family antitoxin, with the protein MGHPFIGSAALAAGQLTSHALRSRFVAVYRDVYVPRGTEITAEVRARSAWLWSRRRGVVAGQSAAALHGAKWVDPRRPAELLWPNRRPPDGIRTWSDRVTDLEIDVVDGVPVTTPARTALDLACRYPQDRAVAAIDALANATRLKLADIELIAERFRGRRGIRDARAVLDLVDPGAESPRETRLRLLVMRHGFPRPQTQIPIHDEYGRLVAVVDLGWEDLKIAMDYDGHHHRDPDRFNRDIRRHDEITELGWTHLRVTSRDTDGGVIRQLQTVWARRT; encoded by the coding sequence ATGGGGCACCCGTTCATCGGCAGTGCGGCGCTGGCCGCGGGGCAGCTGACGTCACACGCGCTGCGCAGCCGATTCGTCGCCGTCTACCGGGATGTCTACGTCCCCCGCGGAACCGAGATCACCGCGGAGGTCCGCGCCCGGTCGGCATGGTTGTGGTCGCGGCGACGCGGTGTGGTGGCGGGTCAGTCCGCGGCCGCACTGCACGGCGCGAAATGGGTCGACCCGCGTCGCCCCGCTGAACTCCTCTGGCCGAACCGACGGCCGCCCGACGGCATCCGCACCTGGTCGGACCGGGTGACCGACCTCGAGATCGACGTCGTCGACGGCGTGCCGGTCACCACACCGGCGCGTACCGCACTCGACCTCGCCTGCCGGTATCCGCAGGACCGCGCCGTCGCGGCCATCGATGCGCTGGCCAATGCGACGCGTCTGAAGCTGGCCGACATCGAACTGATCGCCGAGCGGTTCCGCGGCCGTCGTGGAATCCGTGACGCCCGTGCGGTTCTCGACCTCGTCGACCCCGGAGCCGAGTCACCCAGGGAGACCCGGCTGCGGCTGTTGGTGATGCGCCACGGATTCCCCCGCCCGCAGACCCAGATCCCGATCCACGACGAATACGGCCGGCTCGTCGCGGTCGTGGACCTGGGCTGGGAGGACCTGAAGATCGCCATGGACTACGACGGTCATCACCACCGCGATCCGGACCGATTCAACCGGGACATCCGCCGCCACGACGAGATCACCGAACTCGGCTGGACGCACCTCCGGGTGACGTCCCGGGACACCGACGGCGGTGTCATCCGGCAGTTGCAGACCGTCTGGGCCCGGCGAACGTGA
- a CDS encoding acyl-CoA synthetase, whose product MALNIADLTEHAIDAVPDRVALICGDDQLTYAQLEEKANRLAHYLLDQGVRKDDKVGLYCRNRNEIVVAALACVKAGAIAVNVNFRYVEAELRYLFDNSDMVALVHERQYSDRVANVLPETPKVKTIVVIEDGSDLDYQRYGGVEFEAALAQGSPERDFGPRSADDIYLLYTGGTTGFPKGVMWRHEDIYRVLLGGIDFATGEYVADEYDHARQAKENPPMVRYPIPPMIHGATQSATWMALFGGGTVVLAPEFDPAEVWRTCEKHKVNLLFFTGDAMARPLVDALTAPGANYDLSNLFLLASTAALFSPSLKDQLLELLPNRIITDSIGSSETGFGGSSVVTKGQTHTGGPRVTIDKNVVVLDEDGNEVKPGSGVRGLIAKRGHIPLGYYKDEKKTAETFKTINGVRYAIPGDWATVEADGTVTMLGRGSQSINSGGEKIYPEEVEGALKGHPDVFDALVVGVPDERFGQCVAAVVQRRPGTNPTLADLDAFVRQEIAGYKVPRKIWWVDEIQRTPAGKPDYRWAKEQTEAREPDEVHSSHAGAGGGAK is encoded by the coding sequence GTGGCCCTCAACATCGCCGACCTCACCGAGCACGCAATCGATGCCGTTCCCGACCGCGTCGCGCTGATCTGTGGCGACGATCAACTGACCTACGCCCAACTGGAGGAAAAGGCCAACCGGCTGGCGCACTACCTCCTGGACCAGGGGGTGCGGAAGGATGACAAGGTCGGCCTGTACTGCCGGAACCGCAACGAGATCGTGGTCGCCGCCCTGGCCTGTGTGAAGGCCGGCGCCATCGCGGTCAACGTCAACTTCCGCTACGTCGAGGCCGAGTTGCGCTACCTGTTCGACAACTCCGACATGGTCGCGCTCGTCCACGAACGTCAGTACAGCGACCGGGTGGCCAATGTGCTGCCGGAGACTCCGAAGGTCAAGACCATCGTGGTCATCGAGGACGGCAGCGATCTGGACTACCAGCGCTACGGCGGGGTGGAGTTCGAGGCCGCGCTGGCCCAGGGCTCGCCCGAGCGGGACTTCGGCCCGCGCAGCGCCGACGACATCTATCTGCTCTACACCGGCGGCACCACCGGCTTCCCCAAGGGCGTGATGTGGCGCCACGAGGACATCTACCGGGTGCTGCTGGGCGGCATCGACTTCGCCACCGGCGAGTACGTGGCCGACGAGTACGACCACGCCAGGCAGGCCAAGGAGAACCCGCCGATGGTCCGCTACCCGATCCCGCCGATGATCCACGGTGCCACCCAGTCGGCGACCTGGATGGCGTTGTTCGGTGGCGGCACCGTGGTGCTCGCGCCGGAGTTCGACCCGGCCGAGGTGTGGCGGACCTGTGAGAAGCACAAGGTCAACCTGTTGTTCTTCACCGGCGACGCGATGGCCCGGCCGCTGGTCGACGCGCTCACCGCGCCGGGCGCGAACTACGACCTGTCGAATCTGTTCCTGCTGGCCAGCACCGCGGCACTGTTCTCGCCGAGCCTCAAGGATCAGCTGCTCGAACTGCTGCCGAACCGGATCATCACCGACTCGATCGGCTCCTCGGAGACCGGGTTCGGCGGTTCGAGTGTGGTCACCAAGGGGCAGACCCACACCGGTGGTCCGCGGGTCACCATCGACAAGAACGTCGTGGTGCTCGACGAGGACGGCAACGAGGTCAAGCCCGGCTCCGGGGTGCGCGGCCTGATCGCCAAACGCGGCCACATCCCGCTGGGTTACTACAAGGACGAGAAGAAGACCGCCGAGACGTTCAAGACCATCAACGGGGTGCGCTATGCGATCCCGGGCGACTGGGCCACGGTCGAGGCCGACGGCACTGTGACGATGCTGGGCCGCGGTTCACAGTCGATCAACAGCGGCGGCGAGAAGATCTACCCCGAAGAGGTCGAGGGTGCGCTCAAGGGCCATCCCGACGTGTTCGACGCGCTGGTGGTCGGCGTGCCCGACGAACGCTTCGGCCAGTGCGTGGCCGCCGTGGTGCAGCGCCGGCCCGGCACCAACCCGACCCTGGCCGATCTGGACGCGTTCGTGCGCCAGGAGATCGCCGGATACAAGGTGCCGCGCAAGATCTGGTGGGTCGACGAGATTCAGCGCACCCCGGCCGGCAAGCCGGATTACCGCTGGGCGAAGGAACAGACCGAGGCCCGCGAGCCGGACGAGGTGCACAGCAGCCACGCCGGCGCCGGTGGAGGAGCGAAGTAG